The Cylindrospermum stagnale PCC 7417 genome segment CTAGCTAACAGCAAGCGTTCTTCATAATATTTAATCGCTTTGTTATAATCACCTAAAGCTTCACAAGCAACTCCTAAACTGCCTAGAGACTGTTCCTGACTACGCTTGTCTTGAATTTGTCTGGCTAATTGCAACCGCTCTTCATAATATGTAATGGCTTTGGCATAATCACCCAAGGTATAGCAAGCATGACCTAGATTTTTCAGTACCTGAGTAGCACTGCGAGTATTGTTGAGGGTGCGTGCTAGTTTGACACACTGTTCATAATAGGCGATTGCTTTTGGGTAATCGTCCAAAGCGTACCAAGCATTACCGAGATTTTTCAGTACTTGTTCTTCTCCCCAGTTGTCTTTGAGTTCCTGTACGATTTCTAGGCTTTGCTGCTGATATTCGATCGCCTGTGTAAATTTGCCTGAGGCTTTATACACTAATCCCAGATTATTCAGTGCTGCTACTTGACTTCGCTTGTCTCGCATCTGCTGAGTCAGTTTCAAGCACTTTTCTAGAAACTCAATCGCTTTGTCGTATTCATTCAGATGACGGTAAGCATTACCTAAATGCGAAAGCACCTGCATCTCCACTAGCAAGTCTGATTGATCATTTTTCAAGGATAGACACTGCTGGGAGTAGGAAATAGTACTTTTATAGTCTCCGATGGTGTAAGCTGTCAGTGCTAAAAAAGCCAAAACTTGGGCTTGTCTTTGTAAATCCCCAGCTGCGCAAAATAATTGCAGGGATTGTTGTAACGACTTCGTCGCCGTAGTTAATTCACCAGCTTGTTGCTGTTGAATGCCTTGCTGCATTAGTGTGGTTGCTACTGATAATTGGTGATCACTTTCCTGTGATGGTGGCATTTCTGCTTCTGGATCTGAGCCGAATTCATGGGTAATTGTGTTGCGCTTCACTGGTTTCAGGTGTGTTCTAAGTAGTTAAAAGGGAACTGTATCTTTTGAGCCATTATTCCAGCCGTCTTTCGATATCAACCGATTATTTTTCAATTTAGGAATAGATTTAGTCTTCCCAAAACCAGAATATATATCTCACTCATTAGCTAGTGATTAGCCTTTTGTTAGTGTTGATTCATCATCAGATTAATCAGGAGATTGAATATGCAAAGACGCCTGGAACCAGAAGTTATGGATAGCCTGGAAGAAGCGATTGAGTATGACGCCATGGATTTTACCGAGGTAAATACCACCTTTGCAAAACAAGCCATCGCTCTTGTGCCAACAGAAGAAGCTTTGGTGTTAGATGCTGGTACTGGTACTGGACGAATTCCGGTCTTAATGAGTCAAATGCGTCCGCAATGGCGATTCATCGCCATTGACTTAGCTGAAAATATGCTAAAAATTGCCGCACAACACTGGCAGCAGACTAGTTCGCCACAGCAAATTCGTTGGGAATTGGTGGATGCTAAACATTTGCCTTATCATGATGAACAGTTTGATCTAGTAATCTCAAATAGCCTGATCCACCATTTACCCGAACCATTACTATTTTTTAGCGAGTTAAAACGCGTCACTAAACCTAATGGCAGTATCTTCATTCGAGATTTATTTCGTCCCGCTGATGAGGAAACCATAAATGCCTTGGTTGATAGTATTGGTGTTGAATATAACCAGCATCAAACAAAATTATTTCGCGATTCTCTCCATGCCGCTCTCACACTAGATGAGGTGAATCAGTTGATTTCTGAAGTGGGTTTACCAAGAGTGAAAGTTTATCAATCAAGCGATCGCCATTGGACTGCGGAACAAAGTTGAATTTCTATTGACTGCTACCCTCCCAGAATGCCTACCGCCCTACATTCACTAATTTAATTGCCGTATTTCTACGCTATTCTCAGTGTAGGCTATTTTCAAGGCAGTTACCAGAATTGCGGAGAGGGGTAACTGGGGAAACTGCCACCGGGAAAATGCGATCGCTTCCAGCGGGGCGTAGCCCATCGCCTCCGGCGGGCGCTCCGCGCCATCGCTCTTAGTGCGGGCGCTTTGCGCCATTGCGGGAACGGGTGCTGTTGCCCAACCCACCGCGCCAAAGGCATAGTGGAGGCTGGCTAATTCCAGTCAGCCTCGGCAACATACGCACCATCGCTGGGCATCATGCTCCATCCGTGTAGTCCTCCCCATTCCCAAATCAAGGATGTCGCCAAAGTACCATCCCAAATTATTAAAAGTTTTGCTCCTGGACGTTGTCAGCGGAGATCCTCCAAGAAATTAATAGTGTTTTCAGTGTCCCCTTTCTTCGCCGACCGGTGGCATTCCCCAACTTCTTGTCGGAGCATGTCTAAATTTACGATTATTGGCAGTAAATACACCAACGCTGTTTGGCGGGAAGAAGATAGCTTTCCCCGGATAAACGGGACAACCAATTTATAGGTGACAAAAGACAAATTCACATTTGCACGGAAGTCCTCAATAGCAATCGGGTATTAATCCAATAAAAATATTCCTTAAGTCTAGATTTATATATGCTCTAGGTACGAAGTTATCATGTCGCCAGTATTTGAGAATATAGTGGTGGTATGGTGCTCCACACTCAGAATTTTTTGTTTTGTCAGTATAGATTTGGATTATTATGATCCGAGATTTGATTTTTTGCTTACAAGAAGCAACAGTATATTTGATCTTTAAGAAGTCCTGGCTACCCAAAGATCCTGCTGAATGTTTCGTGAATCCTCCCTGTGGGTGTGCTAATCCTGGTAAAAGTCTCAAATGTGAAGATTGCCCCCATCTTGAGGCTTGTTTATCTAATATCAAGCTCCAAAAGCCTAGACTAAGTAATTCAAAATTCGTCTTAGAAACTTGGGACAGACCCAAAGCAACACCGTCTACTTTCGGCAAAATTCGTCTGAGAAAGTTGGGCGGAACCCAAACCGACACCGCCAACTTTCGGCAAAATTCAAAATTGCCAAATATACCCGTAGATGTTGGTGTACAGGTTGGCAAAGATAGTAATGCTCATGTCTCAAAAAGTTAAGCTAGCAAACTAGCAGAATTCACATCCAAAAATAAGGTTGCTTGGGGTTGTCGACGCAGAATAGAAGCCGGACACTCTGTAGTAATATCTCCAGACAATATTTGGTTTACAACCTTGGCTTTACGTGTTTCTGGCGCTAGGCAAATAATTTTTTTGGCGGCACAAATCATGGGAATAGTCACAGTAAAAGCATATTTTGGCACAGATTCTAGATTAGAAAAATGCCCTGTGTTGACTTGTTGCTGACGGTTCACCATATCCAGTTTTACCAGTTTCACACTGTCTGGGTCTTGAAAATCTGCCACTGCTGGATCGTTAAAAGCCAAATGTCCATTTTCACCAACACCGAGACAGCACAAGTCAATTGGTTGAGCTTGCAGGAGTTTGGCGTAGCGATCGCATTCTGCCACAGGTTGCAATGCATCACCAACAAGATAGTGAAACTGTTTCATTGACACCCGCTGCTCTACATGCTCCCGCAGATAACGCCGGAAACTGGCAGGATGGTCAGCAGTAATACCCAAATATTCATCTAGATGAAACAAGGTGATCCGTGACCAGTCCACACCACCCAAGGTGATCAAAGCATCGAGGAATTTGAGTTGAGAATTGCCTGTGGCTAATAATACAGCGACTGTATCTTGTTGCTTGATCAGGTTCTGTAAATAATTCTGTGCGATTCTGGCAACATCCTGCGCCATATGGGCATCATTGTTGTAAATCTGCACCATCAGATCATCGACACGAAAAAATTTTGTCGCGGTTAACATTTACTTACACAGAAAGTTAACTATCCAAAAGTAACTTGAAGCCCATTGCCAAAATCAAAGACTGAAAAATATCTTTTACTTTTTAAAGTGTCTCTGGTGGGGCAATATCTCCTCCGGCACTGATACCAGTACTATTAGACTTAATCCCCGGTTTAATAGTTGCTTCAGTCTTTTGGGGTGACTGTTCAGGGGATAAAGCAGCAGGAATAACCACATCTGATTTTAGTGCTCCTTCGCTGTTTGCTTGCTGAGATATCAAAGACAATCCTCCCACTGCACCAGCAACAAGGGCTGTATAGCCCAGATACAAATGTATTGGGTGAATCTCCAGTGCCAATACTCCAGAAGTTTTTTTGGACTGATGCCATGAAGGCAAAACTGATTTCACCGAATTGGTTGCAGGTAAAGAAGCTGCTAAAATTGTGCCATTTACTCCCAAGGCATTTCCCATAACGCGGATAAAACCACGAATCAAGACATCTTCTGGCAATAAATCTAAATTACCATTCTCCACTGCTTCCATGTGATGGAGAGATATATGAGTATAAACATAAAGTTGGGCCAGTGAAAGATTTTGAGCTTCACGTGCAAGTTTTAGTTGTTTACCGATTTGATGCAGACGGGCTAAACGCTGGTTGGCTTGTTCAATTGTGTCCGTTTTTTTATTCCAAGGTAACCTGCTCGTTTTTGTTCTCTTTAAGGCTTTGTCTTCTCGGCTACTTGCTGGATATACGGCTGTATTTGCTACCTGGAGTTTAGACTCTAATGGCAAATTGCCTTCGCTAGGATTTAAATTCCCTGCTTCGGGGTGTGATTCAATACTTGTTAAGTACTGTGATGCGTCGCTAGATTGTTCTTGTTCTACTTTTGGGGTAACAGCAGCATCTACATCTAGCTGTGGGTTAATATCTGCAACTGTTTGATGCTGTCGCGCGAATTTCTGAAATGCTAAACCAATCGCTTCTCTGCCTACAGCTTTAAACAAAATTTTGGCTTTTTCATCGGAAGAGCCGAGCAGCTTTTGCAAAATAGCTAACGCTTGGCGATAAACTTGACTACGGTGTAGTTCTACTTCTATTTCACCCAGTAGCGATCGCAATTCATCTTGAGATATTTGAATAGTCGGATTTCCCGGAAAATTTAACAAGTATACAGGTGTCATAGTCATGATTGAAATCTCTCCGAGCTGAGAGCTTGAGCACAGAGTGGTTCTACCTGTATTATTTCTTCTAATGTTGGCTACAATATCCGGATTATTAAAAGCATGTTTTAAAAAGTCATGCTGTTCGCCTAGCGTGCCGTAGACATACCTAGCACGGCGTAGTCAAGCATCTCTGACTGACAACTCAAACCCCAGATTCTAGAAGATGTGGCACGATGCTCGACGAAGCGCCAGCGACCGGTTCCGCTTTACTCTAGGCAGAACGACAAACTATACCAAATTGGACTTGAGAAACATCCTTTGAGTCTGATTTATCTGCTGGCATTACTTAAGCATATATAAACACTAAGCACATAATTAGTACACTTTCTGAAGTCCTGATGTATCAAGTGACAGTCCATTTTAAACTTAAAACCTGAAGATCAACCTTAGTTGCTGAATAATAAGGGAATACCAAAAATTAAATTATCCAGTAATCATAGACTTGTAGGGACACAGCATTGCTCATGAGTGTCAACTTAAGCTTTAACCGTTGTCCCACAGCCGTTTGACCTCTCCCCTCAATCCCCTCCCCACTTCTCCCTAGCCCTCTCCTAAGAGGAGAGGGGAAAGGAAAAACTTTTGTTGCAGGTTCGGGGAGGTTTTGCGCCAGCAAAACCGGGGTGGGGTTCTTCTGGATTAATTGGTAATTGGGTAAATGTTGTTATACCGCCGTTACCAGGTTTTAACGTTAAGTTGACACCAATGAGCAATGCTGTGTCCCTACCGATTGGACATTTTTTTAATTGGAAGTCCCTAAACAGGCAGTAGGCGATCGCCTCCGGCGCGCGAACAGCGTGTGCTTTACACTCAGCCCTGCTGCCGGAGTGCAGATCGCTACAACAAACCCTACTTCATAAATAGTATATATGTTCTTCCGTACAGCGTCTCTATTTTAGAGTGTATACAATACTGGTTACTGATTATGGCAGCTTTAGCATTTTCAAACTAGGATTAAACTATTATCAAGAAAGTTTTTCATCAATTTAGGTCAAAGAATAAATCTCTGTAAGTCTTTGTACTTATCTAACTAATTAAATACTACACATTCATCTACATCAGGAGAAGAAAGTGACGCTCTTAAATGAGGCTCAGGAAAAGCAGCTAAAGGAAATAAGCACACATTTACGACAAGTAAGACAAGCAAAATCTCTTAGTATAGAAGACATAGCTGCTCAAACACTTATTCGACTAGTGTTTTTGCAAGCTTTAGAAGAATGGCGATTTGTAGAATTACCTGAACCTGTGTATATTCAAGGTTTTATCCGCCGTTACGCAGATGCGTTAGGACTTGATGGCAATGCGTTGGCAAATAGCTTGGTGATTAATTTTATCCCTATAGACTGCAATAATCATAGTTATAGTTTAGACCATAAACTCAATATCCAGATACCACTCATTATCGTCTACATTCTATTATTAGTAGCTGCCTCAGCCGGACTCTTTTATAGACTTAATCCAAAACTGACAGCCGAATTTCTACTAGTTCAGAGACAAAACCCGCTACCACAGGGCAAACAAAAAATATTACTATCACCGTTAAATTCATTAGCCGTACCATCCCCCAGTAGTACGGACATTTCAACAGTTAAAGTTACCTTAGAACTTCAAGGCAGATCACAGTTGCAAGTAAAAGCTGATGGCAAGACTGAATTTGAGGGAATCTTAACCAAGGGAGAACGCAAAAGCTGGACAGCAAAAAGACATTTGACCGTAAGCTCTGGTAATGCCGGTGCTGTATTGGTTTCTGTCAATCAGCAACAACTAAAACCTTTAGGGGGCGAGGGTGAGGTTAAGGTAGTTACATACACTCCAGAAATCATTAGTCGTTAGTCATTGAGGATCGGGATGAGTTTTTAGGCGATGTTGGGTTTATGCAGATGCCAAGTAGTAGATTGCTCGTAAGCATAAGCTACTTGAAACAGTTGGTCTTCTCGCAGCACTTTGCCAATTAGTTGCAATCCTATTGGTAGCCCTTTGTGATCAAAACCACAGGGTAGGCTTAAACCCGGTAAACCAGCAAGATTCACGGGAATAGTCATCAAGTCGGTTAAATACATACTCAAGGGATCAGTAGTTTTTTCCCCTGCTTGGAATGCTGTGGTGGGAGAAGTCGGACAAACTAAAATATCAACGAGTTCAAAAGCTTTTTCAAAATCTTCTTTAATCAGGGTGCGAACCTTTTGCGCTTTCAGATAGTAGGCGTCGTAATAGCCAGCAGAAAGAGCATAGGTGCCAATCATAATCCGGCGCTTGACTTCTGCACCAAAACCAGCAGCACGGGTACGATTGTACATTGACAGCAGATTGTCAGCATCAGGCGATCGCAAGCCGTACTTGACGCCATCGTAACGAGCTAGGTTGGCTGATGCTTCTGATGGGGCGATGATATAGTAGCTTGGGACGCCATAGCGGAACCGGGGACAGGAAACTATATGAATTTCTGCTCCCAAACTTTGTAGTTGGTCGATGGCTGCGGTAACAGCTTTTTCTACTTCAGAGTCTAACCCTTCACCAAAAGTTTCTTTAATTACACCGATTCTGAGTTTTTTTCTGGCTTTGAGGTCTGGTCTTAAGCTGGCAGAGTAGTCGGGAACTTGAACTTTCAAGCTAGTCGAGTCTTTGGGGTCGTGACCTGCGATCGCATTTAATAAGATCGTCGCATCTTCGACTGTGCGTGCAAATGGCCCAATTTGGTCTAAAGATGAAGCGTAAGCTACTAAACCGTAACGAGAAACCAATCCATAAGTCGGTTTCATCCCTACCACACCGCAAAAAGATGCAGGTTGGCGAATCGAACCACCAGTATCAGAACCGAGGGAGACAACACATTCATCTGCCGCCACAGCCGCTGCTGAACCCCCAGAAGAACCACCCGGAACCCGTGATAAATCCCAAGGATTAGCGGTGACTTGGTAGGCAGAGTTTTCTGTGGAACTGCCCATAGCAAACTCATCTAAATTGGTTTTGCCCACCATTACTGCCCCAGCAAGAGCTAGTTTTTGGGTTACTGTGGACTCATAAGGCGGGATAAAATTTTCTAAAATCCGTGAGCCGCAAGTGGTGCGAATACCCTTGGTACACATATTGTCTTTGATGCCAATGGGAATCCCTGCTAGAATGCCAATCTCTTCTCCAGCAGCGATTTTGGCATCCACAGCACGAGCCTGGTCTAACGCCTGTTGTGCCGTCACACTTAAGAAACTGTGCAATTTCGGCTCTAATGCTTGAATACGGTCTAAAGCTTCTTGGGTAATTTCAACGGCAGAACGTTCTTTTTTAATAAGCTGTTCGTGCAACTCGCGGATGGATGCCATGATTGCTCTCTTTGTGACTCAAGTCATTGATTTTAGTACATTTTGGCAATTTCTGCCCAGTTGCTTTAGCCCGCCTAAATAGTATTTTATTTTTCACAGATTTTATTTTGGGAGTTAAAAAAAATGGTTAAAATCATCATGCGTAGTTATGTAGGCAGAGAAAATGTCTATGACATTGGGGTGGAGCGCGACCATAATTTTGTCGCTAAAAATGGTTTGATAGCTGCTAATTGCTTCAATAAATCCCATTCCACGGCTTATGGATATGTAACTTATCAAACTGCATATTTAAAAGCTAATTACCCATTAGAATATATGGCGGCGCTGTTGACGGCTAACAGTGGCGACACTGACAAGGTAAGAAAATATCTTGACAACTGCGTGAGTATGGGGATTCCGATAGATCCGCCAGATATTAATCGCTCTGGTCTGGACTTTACGCCAGCCGCAGGTAAGATTGTGTTTGGATTTTCAGCAGTTCGGAACGTGGGTCAAAATGCGATCGCCTGTATTTTAGAAGCGAGAGAGGAGAAAGGGGAGTTTAAAGACCTCGGCGATTTTTGCGATCGCATCGATTTACGCGCCCTCAACCGCCGGACTGTAGAGTCACTGATTCATTGTGGCGCCTTTGACAGAATTCAACCCAACCGCAACCAATTAATTCACGACTTAGAATTAGTCTATGATTGGGCACAATCCCGCGCTAAAGATAGAGCCAGTGGTCAAGGAAATCTCTTTGATTTATTGGGTGGATTTGCTGCCACTAATAGTAAAAAAGCTAATAACGCCTTTGAGTCTGCTCCCAAAGCTCCAGATGTTAAGGATTTTCCCCCACAAGAAAAGTTGCGGTTAGAAAAAGAACTATTGGGTTTTTATGTATCTGACCATCCTCTAAAATCGATCCAGCAATCATCCTCGGTTCTGACTCCGATTAACTTGTCGCAACTTGGCGCACAAAAGAATGACACCATGCTGTGCGCGGTTGTCATGCTGAATAATGTTAAAAAAGTAGTCACCAAAAAAGGCGACCCGATGGCGATTTTGCAAATAGAAGATTTAACTACACAATCAGAAGCAGTCGTCTTTCCCAAAACCTATGAACGCATTAGTTCTCTACTTGAAGTTGATGCCAGATTGATTATTTGGGGCAAAGTAGACCGACGAGATGACCAAACTCAATTTATTGTTGAAGATGCCGAACAAGTAGAAACAGTCAAAATGGTGATGGTAGAACTAAATCCTCAACAAGCATCTGACGATCAAGAAAATCATCGCCTGAGAACTATTTTGCAAGAACAGTCGGGGGACAAAGAAAAAGCCAAAATCCCAGTGATTGGCGTTGTACAAGCCGGAGAGGATCGTTATCTTGTACGTTTTGGCAGGCAATTTTGGGTACAAGATTCCAGCACAGCTGCTCAGGCTCTACAAAATGCTAGATTTCCGGCTCATGTAAAACGATTAATTGGTGGATAAATTATTTATAGTATTTATGTACTATCTTGGTGCTAAAATGCCTTACAAGTCGGGTAGCCTTGCTAGAGGAAGCATGAAAAAAAACCAAGACAGCTACAACTCACCTATCTCGTTTCCAGTTTTGCGCTCGGTGCGATTACCTACAGCGCACAAAACCGCGCGATCGCATCGGACAACTGTAAAGATCGCGATTACACCACTACAACCCCAAGAAGAAAAAATCATCTGTGAGTGGGAACGTTTAGCAGCGCAGGCGCAACGCATCAACCAAATAGCTAGGGAGTTAGAAGCGGCAATATTGGAGTTGAGAGCAATGGCCAGCACTTTCAATAGTCAAAGACGTTACTCACTTCCTCTGGAGAAGACATACAAAAAGATTTGTCACTATTTTACAGTTAGCGTTCCTTGGGTGAAACAAAAGCCAGACAAGTCATTTATCCTGACGACGCGAAAAGTTGATTTATTTCGGGCAGAAAAAGAAGCAGCGCTGCTAGCACAGCAACTCCGTCAGCAAACTAAAAAATAAAGATTGACAGCACAGCAGCACAATCACAAGGCACTTACTTCTCTCTTCACTGATCAACAAATCTTAAAATTAGGAAAATTCAATCACAGCCCACCTTCTAGGCTGTAACAGTTATGCTGATTGAAGTGGCAGCAAGTATGACTATTACAGAATTACCTGATGCCAAACTGCCACTGCCCTAAAAGTTGCGCTTCTGTGAAAACTAGAGTGCATAATCAGGGCTGATCAATCAGCGCACAAAAGAGGTAAAGACAAGGTGTTCAAAACACTTTTGGTGATTACCATTGGTTTATTACCGTCCCTGATTTCGCTGTGGGTGCTCCGTCAAACCCATATGCGAGAACGTAGAAGGTTGCAGCAAGTATCTATAAACGTTTCTGGGAGGCGGTTACGGCAAAATATTAGATCGGTTGAAGGCGATCGCTACTATTTAGAAGGGGTAGGCTACTTGGTTGGTGACATCAGCTGCAAATTTAACGCCCGGTCTGGTTATGTACGTTGTGCTGTCAATCCCAGCGGCCCGTGTCACGATTGCCGTCACTATGAACCTAGGGAATTAGCAAGCAGCGAACAGCCAGCTTAAAAAATACCTAATTCA includes the following:
- a CDS encoding glucosamine-6-phosphate deaminase; this translates as MLTATKFFRVDDLMVQIYNNDAHMAQDVARIAQNYLQNLIKQQDTVAVLLATGNSQLKFLDALITLGGVDWSRITLFHLDEYLGITADHPASFRRYLREHVEQRVSMKQFHYLVGDALQPVAECDRYAKLLQAQPIDLCCLGVGENGHLAFNDPAVADFQDPDSVKLVKLDMVNRQQQVNTGHFSNLESVPKYAFTVTIPMICAAKKIICLAPETRKAKVVNQILSGDITTECPASILRRQPQATLFLDVNSASLLA
- a CDS encoding helix-turn-helix domain-containing protein — protein: MTMTPVYLLNFPGNPTIQISQDELRSLLGEIEVELHRSQVYRQALAILQKLLGSSDEKAKILFKAVGREAIGLAFQKFARQHQTVADINPQLDVDAAVTPKVEQEQSSDASQYLTSIESHPEAGNLNPSEGNLPLESKLQVANTAVYPASSREDKALKRTKTSRLPWNKKTDTIEQANQRLARLHQIGKQLKLAREAQNLSLAQLYVYTHISLHHMEAVENGNLDLLPEDVLIRGFIRVMGNALGVNGTILAASLPATNSVKSVLPSWHQSKKTSGVLALEIHPIHLYLGYTALVAGAVGGLSLISQQANSEGALKSDVVIPAALSPEQSPQKTEATIKPGIKSNSTGISAGGDIAPPETL
- a CDS encoding class I SAM-dependent methyltransferase, which codes for MQRRLEPEVMDSLEEAIEYDAMDFTEVNTTFAKQAIALVPTEEALVLDAGTGTGRIPVLMSQMRPQWRFIAIDLAENMLKIAAQHWQQTSSPQQIRWELVDAKHLPYHDEQFDLVISNSLIHHLPEPLLFFSELKRVTKPNGSIFIRDLFRPADEETINALVDSIGVEYNQHQTKLFRDSLHAALTLDEVNQLISEVGLPRVKVYQSSDRHWTAEQS
- a CDS encoding helix-turn-helix domain-containing protein; translation: MTLLNEAQEKQLKEISTHLRQVRQAKSLSIEDIAAQTLIRLVFLQALEEWRFVELPEPVYIQGFIRRYADALGLDGNALANSLVINFIPIDCNNHSYSLDHKLNIQIPLIIVYILLLVAASAGLFYRLNPKLTAEFLLVQRQNPLPQGKQKILLSPLNSLAVPSPSSTDISTVKVTLELQGRSQLQVKADGKTEFEGILTKGERKSWTAKRHLTVSSGNAGAVLVSVNQQQLKPLGGEGEVKVVTYTPEIISR
- the gatA gene encoding Asp-tRNA(Asn)/Glu-tRNA(Gln) amidotransferase subunit GatA encodes the protein MASIRELHEQLIKKERSAVEITQEALDRIQALEPKLHSFLSVTAQQALDQARAVDAKIAAGEEIGILAGIPIGIKDNMCTKGIRTTCGSRILENFIPPYESTVTQKLALAGAVMVGKTNLDEFAMGSSTENSAYQVTANPWDLSRVPGGSSGGSAAAVAADECVVSLGSDTGGSIRQPASFCGVVGMKPTYGLVSRYGLVAYASSLDQIGPFARTVEDATILLNAIAGHDPKDSTSLKVQVPDYSASLRPDLKARKKLRIGVIKETFGEGLDSEVEKAVTAAIDQLQSLGAEIHIVSCPRFRYGVPSYYIIAPSEASANLARYDGVKYGLRSPDADNLLSMYNRTRAAGFGAEVKRRIMIGTYALSAGYYDAYYLKAQKVRTLIKEDFEKAFELVDILVCPTSPTTAFQAGEKTTDPLSMYLTDLMTIPVNLAGLPGLSLPCGFDHKGLPIGLQLIGKVLREDQLFQVAYAYEQSTTWHLHKPNIA
- a CDS encoding trans-splicing intein-formed DNA polymerase III subunit alpha C-terminal partner DnaE-C; this encodes MVKIIMRSYVGRENVYDIGVERDHNFVAKNGLIAANCFNKSHSTAYGYVTYQTAYLKANYPLEYMAALLTANSGDTDKVRKYLDNCVSMGIPIDPPDINRSGLDFTPAAGKIVFGFSAVRNVGQNAIACILEAREEKGEFKDLGDFCDRIDLRALNRRTVESLIHCGAFDRIQPNRNQLIHDLELVYDWAQSRAKDRASGQGNLFDLLGGFAATNSKKANNAFESAPKAPDVKDFPPQEKLRLEKELLGFYVSDHPLKSIQQSSSVLTPINLSQLGAQKNDTMLCAVVMLNNVKKVVTKKGDPMAILQIEDLTTQSEAVVFPKTYERISSLLEVDARLIIWGKVDRRDDQTQFIVEDAEQVETVKMVMVELNPQQASDDQENHRLRTILQEQSGDKEKAKIPVIGVVQAGEDRYLVRFGRQFWVQDSSTAAQALQNARFPAHVKRLIGG
- a CDS encoding DUF6464 family protein, whose protein sequence is MFKTLLVITIGLLPSLISLWVLRQTHMRERRRLQQVSINVSGRRLRQNIRSVEGDRYYLEGVGYLVGDISCKFNARSGYVRCAVNPSGPCHDCRHYEPRELASSEQPA
- a CDS encoding tetratricopeptide repeat protein; the protein is MKRNTITHEFGSDPEAEMPPSQESDHQLSVATTLMQQGIQQQQAGELTTATKSLQQSLQLFCAAGDLQRQAQVLAFLALTAYTIGDYKSTISYSQQCLSLKNDQSDLLVEMQVLSHLGNAYRHLNEYDKAIEFLEKCLKLTQQMRDKRSQVAALNNLGLVYKASGKFTQAIEYQQQSLEIVQELKDNWGEEQVLKNLGNAWYALDDYPKAIAYYEQCVKLARTLNNTRSATQVLKNLGHACYTLGDYAKAITYYEERLQLARQIQDKRSQEQSLGSLGVACEALGDYNKAIKYYEERLLLAREMKDRRSEEQSLASLKGACYALGDYAKAIQYEQG